tttttatttgatctgacttatataaatatagggaAAGACTACGATGTTGACAAAAGCTGGTTTCGACATGTGGATAGATATAAATTCTAATTTTCCACTATTACTGTGTATATTATAGTCATTTAGAACATTCCCCAAATTTTCCACATGTGCCTGTTTTTTAGTGCACACGTGTAACAAACTGTTTGAATcttgttttcggcactgtaaattattcagaatttcttaaaatTTTAGGGATGTTCTAAATGACTACAATATACACTGTTATAATGAAAAATTAGAATTTATAACTATCTAAATGCCAAAACCAACTTTTGTCAACACTGGTGTTGATAAAAAGCTGTCAACACCGTAGTCGTTCcccataaatatatattcataaacattataaatatctattctatataataagtgtgtagataacataaattcttggttttaacggttttttatttttttaatgttaactttaacggaatattcttatatttaacagaatatttttatatttaacggtagtttataaatacttaaacttaaataaaataaaataaataattaaaaaatttaaaataagatatttttagatattttacaatgataattatttaaaaataataaataattaagcaaattaaaatatgatatttttttagattttttaccatgataattagttaaaaataataaataattaaacaaattaaaataaaatattttttagatattttacaatgataattatttaaaaataataaaatcatacgttttataatttaaataaaatttaattaaaattaaagtcacttattagaataatttcatattaaacatataatataatctattgtgaattagaaacaaattgtatttttttaaactaacaaaaaacttaaatttaaaatccaagtataatatttaatattacattaaacatataatacataatatctttttgtcactcccaaattcaaaaactagaacaaacatatacttaaacaaaaataaacaaataaattatttaattaaaatatgatatttattcgaaatttatatgacattaatataaatttaataaaaataattaataaattttataaataaaactaactaAAACTTGCATAATGTACGTTGTTTATATCtagtattatatatatgtgtgtcgtgtgtatataaataatatgtttgtgtaactacataagaaattagaataacatttatcttctatcaagaataaacaagttttttttcattcattaatgtgtaatttgaataatatcataaatgttttgtaccttaaatataatagtttgtgatctaaaaaattatcatattatatatatattttaaaaaaattataaacaatattttgatttaatttttatgtcatttttttatatataatattatttatttatttaaaattgatataaaaatcatacaaatttaacaaaaataattaataaattttgtaaataaaattaagcaattTCGCATTTCACCTTGTTTTGCATctagtataaatataaataaaaattaaagttgaATACACAATTATGAattataataaatgcatttgaAATGGTAAAAGGATACAACTCTTGCCTCTATTGTAGCACTTTCAGTAGCTCCTCATCGTGCTCTCTCCCTCGTGGCTTTCAAAGGATACAACTTTCAAGGTATTTGAAATACAACTTTCGTTGGATTCAGAGAAGCATcaataaacaataaaaaaatacctatatatattattaatttaatagtaCGTCTTTGCCAAATGAGATGAGTCTATAAGCTTAGTCAATCAACAATGGTTATATAtgaactaataataataataataataataataattgagcTTATCTATAAAAGTATTTTTGACACATTGTCATTGAGAGCTTAAATGGAAATACGTAAtgctaaaaaaaaacaaaatgcaGGAATAATAttgcatattttaattattaacaAATAACTTGCAATATACAtctttacttagttttatttataaaatttattaattatttatattaaatttatattaatattataaattttgaaataaatatcttattttaattaaataatttatttagtttgtttaagtttatgtttgttctattttttaaatttgagaatgacaataagagattatatattatatgtttgatgtattatacatggattttaaatagcttttaaaaaaactaatttgttgctaattcacagtaaattatattatatatttaatatgctATTATTCTAAttagtgagtttaagtttaattaaattttatttaagttataaaatgtatgattttattatttttaaatagttatcattttaaaatatctcaaaaatatcatattttaattttgttaaattatttattatttttaaataattatcattgtaaaatatctaaaaaatatcatattttgatttgttgaattatttattattttaaaataattatcattgtaaaatatctaaaaaatatcatattttaatttttttaattatttaagtttaaatttaagagtttacaaactaccgttaaatataagaatattctattaaatataagaatattccgttaaagttaaagCTAACATTAGATATATTCATATTTTACACATATGTATATTGAATTAACCTTTagtagaataataataataataattattattattattaatttggttttttgtaaatatttaatatatattggattgtttgttagttgtttttgtgttattttttttagttatttagatttatatattgttgttttcacgttgttttttagttgtttggATTTATGTATAATTGTTTTCAAGTTGATTATTTTCAcattgatttttaattatttttagttgatttttatatatagttgttctgttgttgtgttgatgtctaattattgtttagttgtttcacatatattttgatttttttatatataaaaaaacatactaGTATGCAATGTGTTGACTTCTAGTTGTTTTTAAATGTGTGTAGTATGTAGTGAGTTAATGTTTAATTGTTATCTTATTGTTATTTTTGTGTTATTTAGATTTTATGGATAATTATTTTCACATTGTTTATTTATAGTTGTTCTATTATTGTCTATTTGTTGTTTAATTGTTTGAAgaaatattttgatttaaaaaagtATGATTAATGTTTAGTTGTAgccttattgttgttttttttgaTTGTTTACTTACGTGTTCttgtaaatataaaattttaaaatgtatttCGGAAAACTTAagttaatatttttaaaagaaaataaagtacagttaaaaagaaaaaaatacaaaaaaaagtatatttctaaaaaaaaaacctttaacATCATTTATAGTGATACGTgtgtaatttaataaaaatattattttaaaaattaaaaaaataatttttaaagattaaaaaaataaaaaaaaatcgaaaatttataaaatttaaagcAAAATAAAAAAAGGACTGAGTTATACttttttttgtttgaataagACTCAGCTATAATTAAACctaaattgatgtttttcttcttcctaccctcttcttcttctagaTTTCTTGATGGTCGGAGAGAAGCAACGACCCAGGCGGCCCTGAGTGGCTAGTGTCGGGGACGACAACGACGACGGAGGCAACTCGTGGTGGACTGCGACGTTTCCAGATCTGCGTGGTGGCTGGGTTCGACAGCTACGGGGTTAGTTGCATCGTTGGGGTCTGGTTCGCCAACGTCAACGTGAGGAACTGAGCTGGTGGGACTCTCAGGCGGAGGGGGGCAGGGGTGTCGCGACGAGGACTGGGTGTTCTTCAGACCTGTAGTTTTACTTCTTCTTGATGAAATTTAAGAAGGGGGAAGAAGATTGGTTCTAATTAGTGTTCTTGCTGACAACATCCCTCTTCGTCTTCGTCTTCTACTTCCATGTTCCggctttcttttctctctttttaaCAGAAAAAGCTCTGAAACCCAGAGCCTTTTCTGTTCTGGGTCTCTCTTTTGCTAGTTCTTCAAGGTTCAATGGTGGCTTAATGCTCAGTAAGGTGTTCGTTGAGTAAGAGTGTTTGAGCTTGTTTTGGTCATCCTTTTCGCCATTTTCTCTGTTTATTGTATAGCAATGGCCGAGTATATCTGTTTACTGAACCAGGTTTGTTTACTTTCCCTTATGCGATggcttttcaattttttttatttgaatgagaaaattattttttgtttatgtttacATTTATGGGTATGGGATATATTATTTGGGCtttttgtgtgtgtgtttttaatCTGTAAAATTGTTGTTCTTAGTCTGTTCTTTCAGTTTGTGGGCACGGAAGAAATATATTTATGGAGGGTTTTAGAAATATGCTTCCTTTTTCTCTGCATGACCGATCTGTACTTTCAtggttttagaaaaaaaaaaatttataatcaGATTCATACCCATTTAGAATCTATTTATCTTACTCCAGAAAAGTTAAAGCTTTAGAACTTTTCAGTAGGATTTTAGTGGTTATGCATATTTATATACTAAATTATTGTACTTAGAAACTCCTAAATCTTTCAACATTGATGATTACAAGTGTTTAGTAATCTCCCTGTTTTGGCGTTATTGATTTTCTTTCTGGTTGGCACTTGGCAGGATTCTATCGTTATTAAGGCTCCTAAGAAAACAACCCTCTTGTTGAGGATGATAGTGTTGGTGTTTGCCATGGTTTGTGGAGTTTATATCTGCTCAATATGCGTGAAGCAGATAAATTTTCAAACCCTTAGTTCAAATCAAAGCATCCAAGTTGTTGAAAGACCTTGTCTTGATAATGGAATTAAGCTACTAGAATACCCTTATGTGCATTATCCCAATCCCAAAACCTTTAGCAGGTAGGTAATCAAGGGGTTTCTACTTCTGATTGTTGTTAGTTTTTGCTTTTGGTTGCTTTTGCCTTTACTGAGTTTGTGTTTTGGTTGCTTTGTAGGGATGAGTGTGACCATAATCCTGTTAGGTTCTTCTCTATCTTGTCGATGCAGAGATCGGGAAGTGGGTGGTTTGAGAGCCTCTTGAATAGTCATATTAATATAAGCTCTAATGGAGAGATATTTTCTCGTTGGCATAGGAGGAAAAATATATCTTCCATTGTTGAGACTATGGATAAGGTTTATAATTTGGACTGGCAGAGTAGTGCTTCGAAAAATGAGTGCTCTGCTGCAGTTGGCTTCAAGTGGATGCTTAATCAGGTATCCTCTTGTCTTTGATTGTTGGATAATGTCATCTCTTATTTCGATTTTCTGCATTGTGGCAAAGTAAGAATTTGTCTGCATAATGTGAAATAATGGGAGCCGCCATTCattcaaatcaatttttattaataatcatTCTAACATTAGGCAGACGCTCAGGTTTCAAAATTTGATTGGAAGTCTTTGTTGTGTTAAATTACACAACTCGCCTGACTTGATACAAACTCTTTCAGAGTTCAACTGTGTAATGTGCATTTTCAAGGTCAAAACTTAGAATTTAACCACTTATTCACCTGAATTCTCAGGAGTCGTTAGATTAATTCCACCTTAGTTTATGTGTATTGTTTATGAATGTAGCTAGAGTATCTTAGCAAATGGATTGCTACCATTTAAATTTATCATGGAAACTGTCATAGCTGCTTTCTAGTATTGCTACAAATTTTCCATGTATCTATTGACTCAAATCGGGGAACCATATAAGGAAGCAGGGTAACCTGCTAAACAATTGTGGATAATGTGAGAGCTTGTGTTTTTGTGTGCATGTATCACTTGTCAATTTTATAGCCCCCTCATATCTTGCTGTGATTTTTGCAGGGTTTGATGGAGCATCATAAAGAAATAGTGGAATACTTTAACCGTAGGGGTGTTTCTGCAATATTTCTCTTCCGTAAGAATTTATTGCGTCGGATGGTCTCAAATCTTGCAAATTCGTATGATCGATATGCTAAGCTATTGAATGGAACTCACAAGGCTCATGTACATTCCGTTGAGGAGGTTCTTTTCTGTCTTATCCTTTTCTTTTATTGAGTTCATGATGATGAATATTCTTAAATTACTGCCTTTAACTTCTTGTAGGCTGAAAAACTGTCAACATACAAGCCAATAATCAATTCTACATCTTTGGTTGATGACCTGGTGAAAATGGAGTTGGCAACTGCGTCGGCTTTAGCATGTTTCAACACCACTAGACACATGATTTTGTACTACGAGGATGTTATGAAGAACCCTGCTGTAAGTTTTCTCTAAGAAGCTTAGTTGTTGATCACAAGCTGCATATAATGCAGTCACCACTGAGTTCCATTTACTGAGATTTATTTTCCTGCAGCGTTTATACGTGGTAATCCTGTTTCATGTTTTGCTACAGAAACTGAACGATGTTCAAGTGTTTCTTGGACTGCCAGTGACGGAGCTAAGGAGCCGTCAGGTGAAAATACATAAAGGATCACTATCAGATCACATCAAGAACTGGGATGAAGTGAACAGGACGCTTAGCGGAACAGCATTCGAGCATTTTCTCTACTCTGATTATTAGTCCGAGTCCCCAATCTGCTGCCAACTCTTGGATCGGTGTAAATACCAACCTAACTTATTCTTATACATAAGCTTAGCTTACAGGGTACTGGTCAAGGTTAGAAAATTTTGTGGCTGCAACATTCTCTTGTCAATTACAGTCAACAATTCGTTGATGTGATAATTTGTTCattagtttattttcttttattttttcttcccCTTTTTGATGCCCTATCAAATTGTATATGTCATTTTGTTCTTTAAGATGGTTTGGCTCAAGTTTGTATGAGTTTTTAATCATAAACTAATTATGGAAATGTTTTTTGAGGACTGTAAGGAGCCCATTTGCTTCTTTCTATTACAAGTTTTATGCATTTTCATGCAACATTGTATTACACAAAGGGAATACTCCAGAACTCAAAAGGAGTTGTTTATTAGTGACATATCTGATATGTTTTCATAAAGTTTAGGTTAAAGTTTTTGAAATTAGATGTAATTAATAGGGAATTGAGTATACTCTAAGTTTCATGTCTTTTGAGAATTGatgtaattattaattaaatactttttgttatatattaattattatataattgtttatttaaatgtaattattacttCACATGGAAACATGTCAAACTTAGAAAGTGACTTTCAAATGGGACTAAAATATAATAAGATCATAatgaatttttctttttttcttttgtaataATTGAAATCAGAAAGAGAGAAGGTTTTTAATGAATGAGTTGAGTAGTAGGACAAGTCAAGAGTCAAAAGACTGAAAACGGGTAGGTTGGTGAGTGGTCAAAACATCGGAGTCCGACTGAGAAGAGCAGTAGCCGAATAGATATTGAGGCCCAACATCGAATCTTTGTAGAACCCACACGACAAAACACACTATGGTATTGAGGCCACTTACATCAACTCCCGCACAATTCTCACACACACCAAAAGTCAAAAGGGACTCTGTCTCTGTCTTTTTACAAATTTGAAAGTTATATCAAACTAATTCACATCAGTATCGATCTTATCTTGTAACGCTGGGAAAAAGTGACCTCAATACAAATGAACTCGTGTGCCTCACATGTTATACTTTCCTTTCCCTCTTTAATCATCTATATCGATATCTTTTCtttctaataaaataaacttTTACATAGCTAATATTAAACTATGAAAACTTAGTTTTgtgattttatatataatataatattaaattaatgattaatttatttagtttatatatatatatatatattagtttgttATCATCAACAAATATGGTTTTTGTGGTAAAAGTAAACCAAACAAAAACTGTTATAACTATCCTATCTGGTTAGAAAGTAGTTAAAAATTCTGTTTCGCAGCTGTCATTCTTTTAGgttttttttaaaccttttcttGAGTTGTAATTAGTACTGAATTTTTGTTTAGAGTAAATAAGAGTTTGGTTTAGAGAGAGATTAGTTAAGAGAGAAAGAGTTATCTTGAGAGACATTGTAAGAGAAGTGTATTCTCTCTTGAGAGTGAGTCTTTCAGATCTGAGAAGAACAAGAGTGCATAGAGAAATTCTCTTGTAGATTGTTTGAAGAATATATCAAGCTTGTAATAGAAATAATGAACCTCAAAGGAAACTGGATGTAGGCCAACATTCAAGTTGGTCGAACTAGTATAAAAGCTAGTGTTGCTCTTCCTTTTACTGCATTTTTAATCTTCTATTTGATTAGGTTGTGTTTGCTGAATTGTCATTAATTGTTTTGTTGTTTTAAGTATTGATTCTTGATTGTTTGCTTTGAGTTGTGTTGTTAAATTACAACAGTGGTACCAGAGGTAGGTTTGGAATGAAGAAGGTACTCAAAGCATTGAAGAAAAGTTCAAGAATCTTGCAAGGAAAACAAAATGGGTTCAACATCTGCAAGATTTGATCTTGATAAATTTGATGTACGAGTGATTTCAGCTTGTGGAAGGAAAAGATGATGGTCATCTTGATCTATCAGAAACTTGATGGTGCATTGATCAGTGAGACAAAAGATGCAAAGGAAGGAGATCCagataaaaaggaaaagaaggaatTGACAACAAAACAAGCAAGATCTGCCATAGTCAACAATATCAAAAATATTCTTGAAAGGAAAACTCTATGGGTtcaagtgtagagtccaagaactttacttagctaagatagatagtagtattatagtatttatagcattatcgttgtaactgtggatttttggttcagaccggaaattatttggacactcatagtagtacttgtagattttctaagtttaacctatagtttaagagtattaatgttaacctaaggtttgattatatgactgatattaaggataatatttattatactataaggtttagataaggaccaataggattttaagcacatgttatgtatggatgattaatgattaagtattttgaggattaaatttaataagggtaaaagtttgaatgctataaggtcagtcaacagctttgaatacgttgagggcttagtcaaggctgtttactccattcaaacttagctaaaaatgtgtaatttcgtgtttaattaatcagcgtgtgccgatatatcgcaattatagggggcgatatatcgcaacacgtagatacggaaaacacaagatgatgcacgacagcctcgggcatactggcccaggcgatatatcgcctacagggggcgatatattgcctccttcagtatatttcaaaagtttttgaattctttttcctttcagccattcaacctcttgataagtccagtacctttttgaacgagtcttcagcctctgctgaacgattattcaaattatttttacctaaaaagctattatttttattcaagtaaaattaagatcctttcattcctaaactctataaattggacctagtacccagccattattcatcttttgctctaagttcagaagctgcaagtgctaagtgagtgtgagagtgtaaacacatGGGTTGAGGAATCATAAGCTTGaacattataagcttatcaaacactttgggaagtaaggttctatagtatttcggttcgaggtttagattggtctacaagtcttcaaggtatttccacactctagttcattggttttatgttattttctttcttatagtcttttactcagtcttctaacctcattcttattttggttaggaaatctaagaacttgctcataagtttttggtaagtatttttctcaaggtttagtcattccattccttccattcttttcattactttttcttcaatccaCTCACCCTGTTAAtacatggttttaggagtgttccaaaagtcccaactctgtcctcatatcccgttaactttggtaaggaaaataggatagaatctatatgttttatgcttatgttatcttatgttctatgctatgaaatatgttataaaatatgttatgaaatgtgtatgtttgtaggcttgggcatatgacccatatgactagcaagaccccaaatagattatgggcatatgacctacttagctagtaggaccccactaatctcatggacatatgacttgtttagtctatgggaccccaagtaataatggccattatagtatgtgtatgtaataagtgtatgttatgtctttatgtttattatgaaatttatgtatatgaagtatgtgttagattttctttgctgggcattagactcattcttttttgtttaaatgtgcaggaaaatagctattagtagcagtaaggttcgtggatgcttggagattgtgtatcgatggtggatggattcaaggagtcgagagttcgattttgatgatgtagtcttttatttatgggtttatgtgtaatttttccgcactttctatgtaactcctttattttaaattatgttttgtttttaagacaatgggatcccatatccttcttgatattttttgtaagtaactcttatttttacaagttacctaataaaattatggtattttcgcaatgtaagctttattaaggatttgtatgtatagtttcgttaatggtccaaaagtctagagtagtgggtcattacatcaagCTGAATGCAACTGCATCACTTGAGCAGAATTTTGATGAGATGAACAAGATTTTTCTTGCACTTGCCAACATGGGAGAGAACATTAAAGAAGAGGATCAAACTGTAATTTTACTCAACAACCTGCCTGACTAGTTCaaagagatgaggaagatgaTCATGTATAGTCCTAACCCTTGAAGATGTGTTGAGCACTCTTTGGTCCAGAGAAGTAGAAATGACTTGGTAAAAAGCAGCCAAAAAACAAATAAATGATGAGAGTCTCATTGTTAGAGGTAGACAACCAAGAAGACATTTCTCTAGAGGTCATTCGAAGGAGAGAAGCCATTCAAGATTCAATCATAGATCAAATTCAAGACCAAAAGAGACCAGAAAATGTCATCATTGTGGGGAAGTTGGGAATTTAATAAGAAACTGCTGggaattaaagaaaaagaaaaaggaagatgAAATCAAGACATCTCAAGATGAGGAAACTACTAGGGATAATTACTACAACTCTGATGGAGATCTTTTGGCTGTGACACCAAATAAAAATATTGATGAATGGATCCTAGAAAGTGGTTGTACATACTACATGCGTCATGTAAAAGAATGGTTTATGGATTTTCAAGAAGCTCATGGAGGTAATGTACTAATGGGAAATGACCAACAATGCAGTCATTGGAATTGGTTCTGTAGCTATTAAAAGCTCAGATGGTACTGTCAAGGTCCTTAAAAAAGTGAGGTATATTCCAGATTTGAAGAGGAATTTAATATCATCGGGAACACTTGATGATGGAGGCTATGACTACAAAATCAACAATGGAATGATGAGGATTACAAAAGGCTCATTAGTGGTTTTTAAAGGCACCAAGAAATATGGATTGTATGTTCTAGATGGCACCACTATCCCACCACCACAAGCAACATTTGTAAAGCATAATAGTGCAGATTCCAAACTGTGGCATCTCAAAATAGGACACATGAGTGATGCAGGCCTAATGGAACTTTCAAAACAAGGTATATTGTCAATTATAAACATGTTAACTTACTTTTTTTTGAAGTTTGTGTTCAGGACAAGCAACATAGACTCAAACTCAGTCATAGCGACTATAAAACTAGAGGATTTTGGAATATGTCCATTCAGATCTGTGGGGTGCAAATAGAACAACCACTCAAAAAGATAACCAATATTTTATTTCAATTGTAGATGACTATAGTAGAAAAGTT
The genomic region above belongs to Humulus lupulus chromosome 1, drHumLupu1.1, whole genome shotgun sequence and contains:
- the LOC133810644 gene encoding uncharacterized protein LOC133810644 yields the protein MAEYICLLNQDSIVIKAPKKTTLLLRMIVLVFAMVCGVYICSICVKQINFQTLSSNQSIQVVERPCLDNGIKLLEYPYVHYPNPKTFSRDECDHNPVRFFSILSMQRSGSGWFESLLNSHINISSNGEIFSRWHRRKNISSIVETMDKVYNLDWQSSASKNECSAAVGFKWMLNQGLMEHHKEIVEYFNRRGVSAIFLFRKNLLRRMVSNLANSYDRYAKLLNGTHKAHVHSVEEAEKLSTYKPIINSTSLVDDLVKMELATASALACFNTTRHMILYYEDVMKNPAKLNDVQVFLGLPVTELRSRQVKIHKGSLSDHIKNWDEVNRTLSGTAFEHFLYSDY